A stretch of Hydractinia symbiolongicarpus strain clone_291-10 chromosome 9, HSymV2.1, whole genome shotgun sequence DNA encodes these proteins:
- the LOC130657960 gene encoding transcription initiation factor TFIID subunit 13-like yields MDEFEEETDHDNDQAAGSSNDGKKKRLFTKEIRCMLYGFGDEQVPYTETVELLDDLLLQYITEMTLKAMNVGKKGRVHVEDIVYLIRKDPKKYARVKELLTMNEELKKARKAFDAESYGE; encoded by the coding sequence ATGGATGAATTTGAAGAAGAAACAGATCATGATAACGATCAAGCTGCAGGCTCGTCGAATGATGGTAAAAAGAAGAGATTGTTCACAAAAGAGATTCGCTGCATGTTGTATGGATTTGGCGATGAACAAGTACCCTACACAGAGACTGTTGAATTGTTAGATGACCTTTTGCTGCAATATATTACAGAAATGACGTTGAAGGCAATGAACGTTGGAAAGAAAGGACGTGTACATGTTGAAGATATTGTGTATTTGATACGTAAAGATCCGAAAAAATATGCAAGAGTGAAAGAATTGCTGACAATGAATGAAGAGCTGAAGAAAGCTAGAAAAGCTTTTGACGCAGAGAGTTACGGTGAATAA
- the LOC130657949 gene encoding uncharacterized protein LOC130657949, translated as MMDQIKFKFNKVNDLIKQVTVNIMSDKTVIKLHKSLQEMESYIKQKGVNYEELTKRYSTVNTFFCNLNRDKKFNDNTKVNKILADLNDIGKMIRAAKSGKPLSGQVVSKMSALSLSPAIAAATTPGDNSWNDSPECRIAVRKFHDEYATKGSLNEAKRDLEGNMRLFRQFLETMSLCKRLEYTGSVYEEVNISGDELEFDVMFVADGKIFQCVPNKRLQKGYTYLKTRNQMHNLTTQVDGNGYVNAKKYNEYFGGIVQLWLNKMDTSKIKQRGHGVATQIDVHKDGKLWYKVDLVPCFEIERELYVPKHLSTDVMSWRHSFSLREKKILTSMDGNNECRRHCVRVIKAIFKLRISGLFRNFTSYHIKTIMFYMNEKNGINWYEQNLGKCVLLFLNEVKLCLEKGELHHKFEPTINLLDSIKEQRQQMIGFLNKILTNQNRFYETIKCC; from the exons ATGATGGATCAGATTAAATTCAAATTTAACAAGGTGAATGACCTGATAAAACAAGTTACAGTTAACATTATGAGTGATAAAACCGTAATAAAGCTTCACAAGTCACTACAAGAAATGGAAAGCTACATTAAGCAGAAAG GTGTTAATTATGAAGAACTTACCAAACGCTATTCAACTGTCAATACATTCTTTTGCAATCTTAATAGAGATAAAAAGTTTAACGACAATACCAAAGTGAATAAAATACTTGCAGATTTAAATGATATTGGAAAGATGATACGAGCTGCTAAATCAG GTAAACCTCTTTCAGGTCAAGTTGTGTCAAAAATGTCAGCCCTTTCACTAAGCCCGGCCATAGCAGCTGCTACAACACCAGGTGATAATAGTTGGAATGACAGTCCAGAATGTCGAATTGCTGTTCGAAAGTTTCATGATGAATATGCCACAAAAGGGTCTTTAAATGAAGCCAAAAGAGATCTTGAGGGCAACATGAGGTTATTTCGACAATTCCTGGAAACCATGTCCTTGTGCAAACGTTTGGAATATACAG GAAGTGTATATGAAGAAGTAAATATTTCTGGTGATGAATTAGAATTTGATGTAATGTTTGTGGCTGACGGAAAGATCTTTCAATGCGTACCTAATAAAAGGCTCCAGAAAGGTTATACCTACCTGAAAACAAGGAACCAGATGCACAATTTGACTACCCAAGTAGATGGGAATGGTTATGTTAACGCTAAGAAGTATAATGAATACTTTGGCGGAATTGTGCAATTGTGGCTGAATAAAATGGACACAAGTAAAATCAAGCAGCGTGGACATGGTGTTGCAACACAAATTGATGTTCACAAAGACGGGAAACTTTGGTACAAAGTTGATTTGGTCCCTTGTTTTGAAATAG AGCGCGAGTTGTATGTTCCAAAGCACTTATCCACTGATGTCATGTCTTGGAGACACTCCTTTTCTTTGCGGGAGAAGAAGATACTCACAAGCATGGATGGAAACAATGAATGCCGTAGACATTGTGTACGAGTCATCAAGGCCATTTTCAAGTTGCGGATAAGTGGACTTTTTAGGAACTTTACCTCCTACCACATCAAAACGATTATGTTTTATATGAATGAAAAGAATGGCATCAATTGGTATGAGCAAAATCTTGGAAAATGTGTATTGCTGTTTTTGAATGAAGTTAAATTGTGCCTAGAAAAAGGCGAGTTGCACCACAAGTTCGAGCCCACAATCAATCTGTTGGATAGTATAAAAGAACAGAGACAGCAAATGATTGGTTTCTTGAATAAGATATTGACAAATCAAAATAGATTTTATGAAACTATTAAATGTTGTTAA